A single Oncorhynchus masou masou isolate Uvic2021 unplaced genomic scaffold, UVic_Omas_1.1 unplaced_scaffold_789, whole genome shotgun sequence DNA region contains:
- the LOC135537473 gene encoding high choriolytic enzyme 1-like → MEQSPSLTLLLLLLLGLSQANPLMEDGSGPEILTDNPEAVDITERILTTNNGSSQFLLEGDMVAPTTRNAMICYSAGCFWNKGPDGLVEVPYTVSSSFSSSDKQGIENALRAFTSKTCIRFVPWQNQVDFISYEPRDGCWSPLGRVGGQQTVSLQMDGCVYFGIIQHETLHALGFQHEQTRSDRDEYVTINWSNIDSNNAYNFDRSNTNNLNTPYDYSSVMHYGKTAFSINGMDTITPIPNPDVPIGQRQGCPPRTS, encoded by the exons ATGGAGCAAAGCCCCTCTCTcaccctgctgctgctgctgctgctgggcctCTCTCAGGCCAACCCTCTCATGGAGGATGGAAGTGGACCAGAGATCCTAACAGACAACCCAGAGGCTGTAGACATCACTGAGAGAATTCTGACCACTAATAACGGCTCCAGTCAGTTTCTGTTGGAGGGGGACATGGTGGCACCAACAACCAGAAACGCCATGATTTGCTATAG TGCAGGATGCTTCTGGAACAAAGGCCCCGACGGACTGGTTGAAGTGCCCTACACAGTGAGCAGTAGCTTCAGTTCCTCTGACAAGCAGGGCATTGAAAACGCCCTCCGGGCCTTCACTTCCAAGACCTGCATTCGCTTCGTGCCTTGGCAGAATCAGGTTGACTTTATCAGCTACGAGCCCAGAGATGGGTGCTGGTCCCCTCTTGGTAGAGTGGGAGGCCAACAAACGGTCTCTCTCCAAATGGACGGGTGTGTTTACTTCGGCATCATTCAGCACGAGACTCTCCACGCTCTGGGCTTCCAACACGAACAAACCAGGAGCGACCGTGACGAGTACGTCACGATCAACTGGAGTAACATCGACTCTAACAATGCCTACAACTTTGATAGATCAAACACCAACAACCTGAACACTCCCTATGACTACAGCTCTGTCATGCACTATGGAAAAACAGCCTTCTCTATCAACGGGATGGACACCAtcacccccatccccaaccctGACGTGCCCATCGGCCAGAGAC